The following proteins are co-located in the Onychomys torridus chromosome 6, mOncTor1.1, whole genome shotgun sequence genome:
- the C6H1orf194 gene encoding protein C1orf194 homolog, with amino-acid sequence MPHSQESFSHPTLSEEDLGSLRASKKPSFKNPTHLAQQQEPWSRLNSTPTFTSMRRDACFFDPKMPKDDLDFRLAALYDHHTGAFKNKTEILLHQETIQDKHGSKIQFPGECFHSLPAAITPWTSIRHWINPKKESIHSIQGSIVSPHTAATNGGYSRKNDGGFFST; translated from the exons ATGCCTCACTCTCAGGAATCTTTCTCGCACCCTACCTTAAGTGAAGAAGACTTGGGAAGTCTGCGGGCTTCTAAG aaACCATCGTTTAAGAACCCAACTCACCTTGCTCAGCAGCAAGAACCCTGGAGTCGGCTCAACTCAACTCCCACATTTACCTCCATGAGGCGAGATGCTTGCTTTTTTGATCCCAAG ATGCCAAAGGATGATCTGGATTTCCGCTTAGCAGCCTTGTATGATCACCACACCGGGGCATTCAAGAACAAAACTGAGATATTGTTGCACCAGGAGACCATTCAGGATAAGCATGG AAGCAAGATCCAGTTTCCTGGAGAATGTTTCCACTCTCTTCCGGCCGCCATCACTCCCTGGACTAGCATCAGACACTGGATCAACCCTAAGAAAGAATCCATCCACAGCATCCAGGGATCCATAG TGTCTCCTCACACGGCAGCCACCAATGGAGGTTACTCCCGAAAAAATGATGGTGGCTTCTTCTCCACCTAG